From Triticum dicoccoides isolate Atlit2015 ecotype Zavitan unplaced genomic scaffold, WEW_v2.0 scaffold98817, whole genome shotgun sequence, the proteins below share one genomic window:
- the LOC119348628 gene encoding uncharacterized protein LOC119348628 has product ISNTSHAFFPTDVSQQVQDSLQSMLKMTGEIEQCSDEIEVEIEQAKEGVADKCRVLEEEKERFQKVALAALNILSGGI; this is encoded by the coding sequence ATTTCTAACACGTCCCATGCATTCTTCCCCACAGATGTGTCGCAGCAGGTCCAGGACAGCCTCCAGAGCATGCTGAAGATGACGGGCGAGATCGAGCAGTGCAGTGACGAGATCGAGGTGGAGATCGAGCAGGCCAAGGAGGGCGTGGCTGACAAGTGCAGGGTGctcgaggaggagaaggaaaggttccAGAAGGTGGCACTCGCAGCGCTCAACATCCTGAGCGGCGGCATCTGA